Below is a genomic region from Salinirussus salinus.
TGTCACCGAGCCGGTCGGCGGTCTCGGTCCACTCCTCGCGGCGGCGCTCGAGGAGGGTCTCGCTCGGGGTGGCGCCGTCGGGCCCTGGCTCGGCCTGTGGTGCCGGCTCGGGTGTGGCGGATCTTGACTCCTCGGAACCCCTCCCGGGGGTGTCAAGCGTGAGATAGACGCTGGCGCCCCCGGCGACGAACCCGGCGAGGGCGACGAGGAACGTGTCACCGTAGGTGAAGAAGCCGCCGATCTCGGTCGTCTCGGAGCCGTTCTCGGTCAGCGAGACCACCACCGGCGAGGGATTGACGAACTGGAGGGCGAGGACCATCGACGCGGCGACGACGGCCGCCGCGGCGAGTAACTGGCTGCTCTGGAGGGCCCGCAGGTCCATGTGTGATCGACCACCCGACGGGCAAAAATAGGTAACGCTTCAGCCGGAGCGAGCGGGGCTGAAACGGCTGTGTAACGGGTTTCGAACCGGTTCGGAAGGCGTTTCACCGCAGCGCTGATGAGGCTTTTCGCCCAAGTGGGAGGTGATGCCCGAGGTCCCCGCCTCCCGGCTCGCCCTTCTGGCCGCGCTCGCCGCGACGGGAGTCGCGCTGGCCGGCGTCGGTACCGTCGTCGGCCTGACCGGAACGGCCACCCCGGACGCCCCCGCCGGCGAGTTCGTCGTCTCGGACAACGTCACCTTCACCACCGCCGGCGGTGACCGGACGAAGCTCGCGAACCTGACCGCCGACTCCGAGGTGCGGATCAGCCGGACCGGCCCCGGGACGTTCGCGGTCGAGACCGAGTCGTCGACGCCGCTGAGCGAGGCCGACCGCGAACTCGCCAGACGGGTCGCGCGGGAAAACGAGACGGTGAGTCGGGCCCTGGAGCGGATGGACGCCTACGAGCTGACCGTCGACCCCGTCCGGAAGCTGCAGACCGTCGAGCTCGATGTCGAACAGGTTCGGACGGCGGAGAACAGCTCCACGGTCTCGGCTAACAAAACGGTCTACGTGATGAACGTCTCGACGGGATCCGACGAGGTCGTCGTCGACCGCGAGCCCCAGTACGTCC
It encodes:
- a CDS encoding helix-turn-helix transcriptional regulator; protein product: MDLRALQSSQLLAAAAVVAASMVLALQFVNPSPVVVSLTENGSETTEIGGFFTYGDTFLVALAGFVAGGASVYLTLDTPGRGSEESRSATPEPAPQAEPGPDGATPSETLLERRREEWTETADRLGDTEGAIYEAVLEADGVLAQSEVVERTDFSKATVSRALDSLETKDLVERKRRGMGNVVLLL